The following proteins come from a genomic window of Proteiniphilum propionicum:
- the tnpC gene encoding IS66 family transposase — MKKNFNTGLGKSVEADRVKLSRRRRQILRELGLCEELDSTELAERLLVQAKINRALVKTLEEKDRELARMDLILSVRDSEIKVKEARIAEFASHVAELGSGRKPVIKNSTNSSVPPSGNPIGIRHTQSQRKPSGRKSGGQKGHSGSTLLQSENVTETQQWYPVSVCPECGKPLEMDAAIVSATRQVVDIPLPIAATVVNHMTMQVKCSCGHCSKGQFPEEVNAPVSFGPNIMAMTSYLSTYQNVPFKRLTHLYETIFGLHISEGSVSNMLKAMRKFSKTPYEMIRQKVAEGKVTGADETGINVNGKNNWLWASQNAVATFLAFDSSRSHHVINKHFTGEEQGNMVWVTDRLPAYFMGDVGMEDHQICIAHLLRNLTYTMQAFPDDPWSLDMLDLLRDSVHHRNENDIGEAVRKDMEERLDKLLERPSVYTKEDGENNELDKLKKGITKHRDYIFTFLTNPAVPPTNNDSEKALRPAKTKLKVSGCFRSEEGAGNYATVASVIQTAVKNGQNPFEVLRVIASLAKAQFRV, encoded by the coding sequence ATGAAAAAGAACTTTAATACAGGACTTGGAAAGAGTGTCGAGGCAGACCGGGTAAAGCTCTCCCGGCGGCGCAGGCAGATCCTTCGGGAACTCGGCCTTTGCGAAGAGCTTGACTCCACAGAACTGGCAGAGCGGCTGCTGGTGCAGGCGAAGATCAACAGGGCTCTTGTCAAAACCCTTGAGGAGAAGGACAGGGAACTTGCGCGGATGGATCTTATTCTTTCTGTCCGTGACAGTGAAATAAAAGTCAAAGAGGCTCGTATTGCCGAGTTTGCATCCCATGTTGCCGAACTCGGGAGTGGCAGGAAACCCGTCATAAAGAATAGCACGAACAGTAGCGTCCCGCCCTCCGGGAATCCAATTGGCATCCGGCATACACAGTCCCAGCGCAAGCCTTCCGGCAGGAAGTCCGGTGGGCAGAAAGGCCATTCGGGGAGCACCCTGCTCCAATCCGAAAATGTAACGGAAACCCAACAGTGGTACCCCGTCTCCGTGTGTCCGGAATGTGGAAAGCCGCTGGAGATGGACGCTGCGATCGTCAGCGCCACACGCCAGGTGGTGGACATTCCGCTTCCGATTGCGGCCACGGTTGTCAACCACATGACGATGCAGGTCAAGTGCTCCTGCGGGCATTGCAGCAAGGGGCAGTTTCCGGAAGAGGTGAATGCTCCCGTATCCTTCGGCCCCAACATCATGGCGATGACATCCTACCTCAGCACTTACCAAAATGTTCCGTTCAAGCGACTCACCCATCTGTACGAGACCATCTTCGGACTCCACATCAGTGAAGGCTCCGTATCGAACATGCTGAAGGCCATGCGGAAATTCTCCAAAACGCCCTACGAAATGATCCGTCAGAAAGTTGCAGAAGGAAAGGTTACCGGGGCGGACGAAACCGGAATCAACGTGAACGGGAAAAATAACTGGCTCTGGGCTTCCCAGAATGCCGTAGCCACCTTCCTCGCCTTTGACAGCAGCAGAAGCCACCATGTGATCAACAAGCACTTTACCGGGGAAGAGCAAGGTAATATGGTATGGGTCACTGACCGACTTCCGGCCTACTTCATGGGAGACGTGGGGATGGAGGATCACCAGATATGCATTGCCCATCTGTTGCGGAACCTTACCTACACGATGCAGGCCTTTCCGGATGATCCATGGAGCCTTGACATGCTCGACCTGCTGCGGGACTCCGTCCATCATCGCAATGAAAATGACATTGGAGAAGCGGTCAGGAAAGATATGGAAGAAAGACTGGACAAGCTGCTCGAAAGACCTTCGGTTTACACGAAAGAAGACGGGGAGAATAATGAACTTGATAAACTCAAAAAAGGCATTACCAAACACCGGGACTATATCTTTACCTTCCTCACCAATCCCGCTGTTCCTCCCACGAATAATGACTCCGAGAAGGCATTGAGACCGGCCAAGACCAAATTGAAAGTCAGCGGGTGCTTCCGCTCCGAGGAAGGAGCCGGGAACTATGCTACCGTTGCCTCCGTCATCCAAACAGCGGTCAAGAACGGACAGAACCCCTTTGAGGTCCTTCGGGTTATTGCATCCCTTGCTAAAGCGCAGTTTCGAGTATAG
- a CDS encoding SusC/RagA family TonB-linked outer membrane protein yields MHQSYAKEKYNPNLIRVLKIMRLILAMVFTCIFTAIAGNSYSQETKLSLEMKNTTIREVLHEVERKSEFIFIFNNSVKPSLDKQTSIKSKSKSISQILDELFAGSKLSYKIIDKQIVIYEGDHKASPETVKDSEQVKISIKGNVTDIGGNPLVGVTVIVKGTQNGVITDLDGKYVINVTGKNLVLEYSYVGFNTIEEIVDARKIINVVMTESVESLGEVVVVAYGNQKKESVVGSITTVTPGKLKVGTTRSLSNNLTGTVSGIIGVQRSGEPGYDNSSFWIRGISTFQGARNPLVLVDGIERSLNNIDIEEIESFSVLKDAAASAVYGVRGANGVILINTKRGKIGKPSITVKSEFAQTAPVRLPDFIGAADYMQVLDDIRVDSDMLPLYTNQIAKTRSNYDPDLYPDVDWIDAISKDHASNMRTTLDISGGSERLRYSFVAAYYGEKGILARDNRKEWDSSIKVQRYNVRSNVDMNLTPTTLIRFNIGGYLQERTAPPQGIQYLYYEAFVAPPFIHPKQYSSGQIPNLGQSNPWAKTTQTGFTRSSSSQIETLFSLEQDLKILLPGLKATGIFSFDRYSSNSVTRSNKPNYYQVASGRNDEGDLIVALRESGSNFLGYETGSEWGSKRIYLEGRLTYNQTFGSHAVEGLFLYNQSNYDNGSAIPYRNQGIAGRASYTYGGKYIGEFNFGYNGSENFAKGQRFGFFPSIAVGWIVSEEPFMNPVSKTISKLKLRLSHGLVGNDQLEDRRFAYLATIEEIGGYTWGHNKSTPMPGYSEGHFANPSLTWETVKKTNLGLELSLFKGMVDLQADYFMDKRSDIFMQRRSIPSTGGYIQTPWSNFGKVNNHGIELSLGVNKQLKKDLFVNFFGSFTYAKNKIIEIDESISIIGSTRAETGHPVGQWFGLLDDGFFTDADFADVDAGILADGIPAHTYGNVRPGDIKYKDLNNDNRIDDLDRTAIKGTLDPQLVYGLGLNIQYQNLDFGAMLQGNGKTYNMLDRNIIPGSGNGAKGNIFSNVNDRWTAENTSHDAFYPRLSLGLNTNNSQESTWWLKDMSMLRVKNIEVGYSIPQKIISQALLSKVRVFFRGANLFTFSRFKLWDPEIKEPQGGQYPIMKSLSFGIEIGF; encoded by the coding sequence ATGCACCAAAGTTACGCAAAGGAAAAATATAATCCTAATCTAATACGAGTATTAAAAATCATGAGATTAATATTAGCGATGGTATTCACATGTATTTTTACAGCAATTGCTGGGAACAGCTATTCGCAGGAAACAAAGCTATCCTTGGAGATGAAAAACACAACAATCAGGGAAGTCCTTCATGAAGTAGAAAGAAAAAGCGAATTCATTTTCATCTTCAACAACAGTGTAAAACCTAGTTTGGATAAACAAACCAGCATCAAAAGTAAATCAAAAAGCATATCCCAGATATTGGATGAATTGTTTGCCGGTTCAAAACTGTCATATAAAATAATTGACAAACAGATCGTAATCTATGAAGGAGACCATAAGGCAAGTCCTGAAACAGTAAAGGATAGCGAACAGGTTAAAATATCAATAAAAGGAAATGTAACAGATATAGGCGGAAATCCGCTGGTTGGGGTTACAGTAATAGTCAAAGGCACCCAAAATGGAGTTATTACAGATTTAGACGGAAAATATGTTATTAACGTAACTGGTAAAAACTTAGTTTTAGAATACTCTTATGTGGGATTTAATACTATAGAAGAAATCGTTGATGCAAGAAAAATTATCAATGTCGTTATGACAGAGAGTGTTGAAAGCTTAGGCGAGGTGGTAGTAGTTGCTTATGGAAATCAGAAGAAAGAATCGGTTGTAGGGTCTATAACAACAGTGACCCCAGGTAAGTTAAAGGTTGGAACTACACGCTCTTTAAGCAATAATCTTACAGGTACAGTATCGGGGATTATAGGAGTGCAACGATCAGGAGAGCCCGGTTATGATAATTCAAGTTTTTGGATTCGTGGAATCAGCACTTTTCAAGGGGCTCGTAATCCGCTCGTTTTGGTTGATGGAATCGAGAGATCTCTCAATAATATTGATATCGAAGAAATAGAGTCTTTCTCTGTTTTAAAAGATGCAGCAGCTAGTGCTGTTTATGGAGTAAGAGGAGCCAATGGCGTTATCCTTATTAATACGAAAAGAGGAAAGATTGGAAAACCGTCTATTACTGTTAAGAGTGAATTTGCCCAAACTGCTCCGGTTCGCTTACCGGATTTTATAGGGGCTGCAGATTATATGCAAGTGTTGGATGATATTCGGGTCGATAGTGATATGTTACCCTTATATACAAACCAAATTGCAAAAACCAGATCTAACTATGATCCGGATCTTTATCCCGATGTTGATTGGATCGATGCCATATCAAAGGATCATGCTTCCAATATGAGAACGACTCTTGATATTTCCGGGGGATCCGAAAGATTGCGATATTCTTTTGTTGCTGCTTATTATGGTGAAAAAGGAATTCTGGCAAGAGATAATCGAAAGGAATGGGACTCCTCAATCAAAGTTCAAAGATACAATGTGCGTTCTAATGTTGATATGAATCTAACACCAACCACATTGATAAGATTTAACATAGGTGGATATTTACAAGAACGAACAGCTCCCCCTCAAGGTATTCAGTATTTATATTATGAAGCTTTTGTGGCTCCGCCGTTTATTCATCCCAAGCAATATTCTTCGGGTCAGATTCCTAACTTGGGACAATCCAATCCATGGGCCAAAACAACTCAAACCGGATTTACGCGTAGCAGCTCAAGTCAAATAGAAACCTTATTCTCTCTGGAACAAGACTTGAAGATTCTTTTACCCGGATTGAAAGCCACAGGAATTTTTTCTTTCGACCGTTACTCTTCCAACTCAGTAACTCGCTCTAATAAACCCAATTACTATCAAGTCGCATCGGGGAGAAATGATGAAGGAGACCTAATTGTTGCACTACGAGAATCGGGAAGTAATTTTCTAGGATATGAAACCGGGTCGGAATGGGGAAGTAAAAGAATCTATCTGGAAGGACGTCTCACATATAATCAGACATTTGGATCACATGCAGTAGAAGGTTTATTCCTTTATAACCAATCGAATTATGATAATGGATCCGCAATTCCATATAGAAATCAAGGGATTGCAGGGAGAGCATCATATACCTATGGCGGTAAATATATCGGAGAATTTAATTTTGGATATAATGGATCAGAAAATTTTGCAAAAGGGCAGCGTTTTGGTTTTTTCCCCTCTATAGCTGTTGGCTGGATCGTATCGGAAGAGCCTTTTATGAATCCGGTCTCAAAAACAATTTCAAAACTCAAACTAAGGCTTTCTCATGGATTGGTTGGTAATGATCAGCTTGAAGACCGTCGTTTTGCTTACCTTGCTACGATCGAAGAAATAGGCGGCTATACCTGGGGACACAACAAATCGACACCTATGCCGGGATATTCAGAAGGTCATTTTGCCAATCCTTCATTAACATGGGAGACTGTCAAAAAGACCAATCTGGGGCTCGAACTTAGTTTATTCAAAGGGATGGTAGATTTACAAGCAGATTATTTTATGGATAAAAGATCGGATATCTTCATGCAGAGACGATCTATTCCTAGCACAGGAGGTTATATCCAGACTCCATGGAGCAATTTTGGAAAAGTCAATAACCATGGAATAGAGTTATCACTGGGCGTAAATAAGCAACTGAAAAAAGATTTATTTGTAAATTTCTTCGGCTCATTTACTTATGCAAAAAACAAGATTATTGAAATCGATGAATCGATTTCAATAATTGGGAGTACCAGGGCCGAGACTGGGCATCCAGTAGGCCAATGGTTTGGTCTGTTAGACGATGGTTTTTTTACAGACGCGGATTTTGCCGATGTTGATGCCGGAATTTTGGCTGATGGAATACCCGCGCATACATATGGAAATGTGCGTCCTGGAGACATTAAATATAAGGATCTGAATAATGATAATAGAATAGACGATTTGGATAGGACAGCTATCAAAGGAACACTAGACCCTCAACTGGTTTATGGATTAGGTCTAAACATTCAATACCAAAATCTTGATTTTGGAGCCATGCTTCAAGGGAACGGAAAAACATATAATATGTTGGATAGAAATATCATTCCGGGTTCGGGTAATGGCGCTAAAGGTAATATATTTTCGAATGTAAACGATCGATGGACTGCAGAAAACACTTCTCATGACGCTTTTTATCCCAGATTATCATTAGGATTAAATACAAATAATAGCCAAGAATCAACTTGGTGGCTTAAAGATATGAGTATGTTAAGAGTCAAAAATATTGAGGTTGGTTATTCTATACCGCAAAAAATTATTAGTCAAGCCTTATTAAGTAAAGTTCGTGTATTCTTCCGGGGAGCGAATCTTTTTACTTTTTCTCGATTTAAACTCTGGGACCCTGAAATAAAGGAACCTCAGGGAGGACAATATCCCATAATGAAATCTCTATCTTTTGGTATTGAGATCGGTTTTTAA
- a CDS encoding FecR family protein, whose protein sequence is MTNKKKLRSNIEFLNDEDFITWRFTEDKDLELLWNNYINQYPELENQFREAIRLFSKLQSKGDGLDSITRASLLSSIKETSSKAIKRKKRVRLFGRYAAAACVIFLVGLFTIFKPINLFDYSSADDNLIIGLEESGEDILLVTASGTTTFQNDLSIHINRKGNILVAQSGQTEVSELLTENETLNKLVVPYGKRSQIELSDGTKIWLNSGSILEFPTDFSKNTREINLNGEIYIEVAKDKSKPFLVHSSDIDVRVYGTKFNVSTYANSPTSVVLVEGSVGVKSEKLDEVYIQPNERVSLTNNSFRKELVDVSQYISWKDGYFRFDNAPITEVLKQIGRYYNITFNAGNSENLKNITCTGKIYLSPDVNNVMQAIAILSSTHYRQEGKTIYFNLE, encoded by the coding sequence ATGACAAACAAGAAAAAGCTCAGGAGCAATATTGAATTCCTTAATGATGAGGATTTTATCACATGGAGATTTACCGAAGATAAGGATCTGGAGCTATTATGGAATAATTACATTAACCAATATCCAGAGTTAGAGAATCAGTTCAGAGAAGCAATACGCCTCTTTAGCAAACTTCAATCGAAGGGTGACGGACTGGACAGTATCACCCGAGCAAGTTTACTCTCGTCCATAAAAGAGACTTCTTCCAAAGCCATAAAAAGGAAAAAGAGAGTACGCTTGTTCGGGCGATATGCTGCAGCAGCATGTGTCATATTCCTCGTTGGGCTGTTTACTATATTCAAACCTATAAATCTATTTGACTATTCGTCTGCCGATGACAATCTGATAATAGGACTTGAAGAAAGTGGAGAAGATATCCTCTTGGTAACAGCATCGGGGACCACAACCTTCCAAAACGATTTGAGTATCCATATCAATCGAAAAGGAAATATTCTTGTCGCTCAAAGTGGACAAACCGAAGTATCCGAGTTGTTAACAGAAAATGAGACTCTGAATAAATTAGTAGTGCCCTACGGGAAACGCTCACAAATAGAATTATCCGATGGTACTAAAATATGGCTCAACTCTGGATCGATATTGGAATTTCCGACCGACTTCAGTAAAAACACAAGAGAAATTAATCTTAACGGAGAAATATACATCGAGGTAGCAAAGGATAAAAGTAAACCGTTCCTTGTCCATTCATCCGATATTGATGTAAGGGTGTACGGAACAAAATTTAATGTTTCCACCTATGCTAACTCTCCTACATCGGTGGTTTTAGTAGAAGGGAGCGTCGGTGTTAAATCAGAAAAGCTAGACGAAGTATACATACAGCCTAACGAACGGGTATCCTTGACAAATAACTCTTTCAGAAAAGAGCTGGTTGATGTTTCGCAATATATAAGTTGGAAAGACGGGTATTTCAGATTTGATAATGCTCCCATTACTGAAGTCTTGAAACAAATAGGGCGATATTATAACATAACCTTCAATGCCGGAAATAGCGAGAATTTGAAAAACATAACCTGCACAGGTAAAATCTATTTGTCACCGGATGTAAACAACGTAATGCAAGCTATTGCCATCCTATCCTCTACTCACTACCGACAGGAAGGTAAAACCATATACTTCAACCTTGAATAA
- a CDS encoding RagB/SusD family nutrient uptake outer membrane protein: MKKNKLRLVILVTISIFSFSSCSDYLDKEPDDQLSLDLVFENKTNVEKWLAGIYSGVPDVYSYGMESIGDDVAPSTRWEQYGFWTISYQQGNWSASSTGWDKNYWLHLPKQIRSGYIFLENVKPLPDQNLKNTEVEYMKAEVRFLIAYYHYLMLTYYGSIPILEKAQDVNSMNELLVNQQPFDKVVDWIETLLVDASNVLPPSYSDNRKYGRITSVMCKAIRARLLLFAASPLVNGNSAMKDVVNNEGIPIFNSTPSLQKWTRAAEASEDLINYATANGHKLFYEYLSSGEIDPFMSYQNVMLKGFLEGNTEILMARPDCQYNNWDIVTQPRGTGGTGAISVTQTLVDAFFMKNGLPPINGYDASGLPVINPESGYTEKGFSSSDEVRKTHWKEVKGNALADENKITLAGTYNMYCNREPRFYISVLYNGSWINSAGRLTDFYLNGKDGGPSPDSPPVGYLMRKRTDPDANPVNNTFKQRVGIIYRLAEAYLTSAEALNEADYGANKTKVVNYLNLIRERAGIPLYGNGQDEVTIPTDQAAMRKAIHQERRVELNCEAVIRFDDVRRWKDAEKALNTDFWGMNFSGTKNSDDKNDPEAYFVRKVYQTRKFKSYWFPVPQSELDRNPNLRQLPGW; this comes from the coding sequence ATGAAAAAGAACAAATTGCGATTGGTTATTTTAGTAACCATCTCTATATTCAGTTTTAGTTCATGCTCTGATTATCTTGACAAAGAGCCTGATGATCAGTTAAGTTTGGATCTAGTATTTGAAAACAAAACGAATGTGGAGAAGTGGCTCGCTGGTATATATAGTGGTGTGCCAGATGTTTATAGTTATGGAATGGAAAGTATAGGAGACGACGTAGCTCCATCTACCAGATGGGAACAGTATGGCTTTTGGACCATCTCCTATCAACAAGGAAATTGGAGTGCCTCAAGTACAGGATGGGATAAAAACTATTGGCTACACTTACCGAAACAGATTCGTTCGGGCTACATTTTTTTGGAAAATGTAAAGCCATTGCCAGATCAAAACCTGAAAAATACTGAGGTTGAATATATGAAGGCGGAAGTTCGTTTCCTAATTGCCTATTATCATTATTTGATGTTGACTTATTATGGCTCAATTCCAATTTTGGAAAAAGCTCAAGATGTAAACTCCATGAATGAGTTATTGGTTAATCAGCAACCTTTTGACAAGGTTGTAGACTGGATAGAGACATTATTGGTTGATGCCTCCAATGTTTTACCTCCTTCTTACAGCGATAATCGGAAATATGGAAGAATAACCTCTGTCATGTGCAAAGCAATAAGAGCCCGTTTACTTCTTTTCGCCGCCAGCCCATTAGTAAATGGAAACTCTGCGATGAAAGATGTCGTTAATAATGAAGGTATCCCTATCTTTAATTCAACTCCGAGTCTCCAAAAATGGACTCGGGCGGCAGAAGCATCTGAGGATCTGATTAATTACGCGACGGCAAATGGGCATAAATTGTTTTATGAATATTTGTCTTCGGGAGAGATTGACCCTTTTATGTCTTATCAGAATGTGATGTTAAAGGGATTCTTGGAAGGTAATACAGAAATACTAATGGCTAGGCCTGATTGTCAATATAATAATTGGGATATTGTAACACAACCAAGAGGGACTGGCGGGACTGGAGCTATCAGTGTAACTCAAACATTAGTAGATGCCTTTTTTATGAAAAACGGTTTACCTCCTATCAATGGATATGACGCATCCGGACTTCCGGTTATCAACCCGGAATCCGGTTATACCGAAAAAGGATTTTCAAGTAGCGATGAAGTAAGAAAAACTCATTGGAAAGAGGTAAAAGGAAATGCATTAGCCGATGAAAATAAGATAACATTGGCTGGAACCTACAATATGTATTGCAATAGAGAGCCTCGCTTTTATATTTCGGTACTTTATAATGGAAGCTGGATAAACAGCGCAGGACGTCTTACCGATTTCTATCTTAATGGTAAAGATGGAGGCCCTTCCCCTGATTCTCCTCCTGTGGGATATTTAATGAGGAAAAGAACAGATCCAGACGCTAATCCTGTAAATAACACATTTAAACAACGAGTTGGAATTATTTATCGTTTGGCAGAAGCCTACCTAACCTCTGCTGAAGCCTTAAATGAAGCAGATTATGGAGCGAACAAAACTAAAGTAGTGAATTACCTAAATTTAATCAGAGAAAGAGCTGGAATTCCACTCTACGGAAATGGTCAAGATGAGGTTACTATTCCAACGGATCAAGCTGCTATGCGTAAGGCGATACATCAGGAAAGAAGAGTTGAGTTGAATTGTGAAGCGGTTATCCGTTTTGACGATGTCCGAAGATGGAAAGATGCCGAAAAGGCTTTGAATACAGATTTTTGGGGAATGAACTTCTCAGGAACAAAAAATAGTGATGACAAGAATGATCCAGAGGCTTACTTTGTCCGAAAAGTATATCAAACACGCAAATTCAAGAGTTATTGGTTTCCTGTTCCTCAATCTGAATTAGACCGGAACCCAAATCTGAGACAACTTCCGGGATGGTAA